Proteins encoded within one genomic window of Anopheles gambiae chromosome 3, idAnoGambNW_F1_1, whole genome shotgun sequence:
- the LOC1275573 gene encoding protein MCM10 homolog yields MSENIDDLDVDELEQLLLENYQENEAEHEREQLNRSSSTGSGDDGGVPQRKLTLEGSSFLVGDTDSNISPETPSAAKPEAPVTGDADLDSSDDEETRNFLERKYNQYGRQINDLLKTKEAEKTDQALSTWVDRKLWQINRSSPQTPSAGTGGAAEQSNTPVTKATGQLGTSKPTSTAAQSPVSNGSIPTVFQATVHTDPIFGLRIVHPLISSQTLQERMEGKRAVPFMRLRNFIETVDLQQDWAIGGVLISKSPTKTTSKGKQFSIWKLSDLHGDIKMVTLFMFGQAYKDLWKTAEGTALAVLNPNVLNNNNEKSIEVTLSIDRATKVMVLGQSRDLGTCRSRKKNGDRCTSIVNLGKCEYCVYHIKQEYNKASNRGGLLTSTGGRGLNELRNKVLGKNEVFYAGQSFSAVKAVKHPKQIEKDRNRMMTLSDYFRSPFEGTGGGSGTSGAASPSSSSSSLPSYRAAALVAAKPPKSSASRVELNVEQRKKDFQRLQSLGVSTESLQALKSSTPATTPSQPTTVSQSGGTPSSNPLATRKFSLETVPKLSRDSFDIDFTAKKVSLKQALQSRARAAAIIKQKPLEKANPNFIKYRGTEQGKKRVLEELSKSNVATPDGEENAAKRPKLQPSEEDEKERARKEHMARIIAASSSHQDLVVARENEHQEEYFKSLERKEAMEEKMLNTFKMACKAVSCVQCKYIAFSAADRCKTEGHQLRVHDAEKRFFRCADCGNRTVSLFRIPKVSCKACQSSRWERCAMMREKRGIQVGDVLSIRGDEEKYLGSLAGASASLNLLVPEES; encoded by the coding sequence ATGTCCGAAAACATTGACGATTTAGATGTGGACGAGCTGGAACAGTTGCTGTTAGAAAATTACCAAGAAAACGAAGCGGAACATGAACGGGAACAGTTAAATCGCTCCTCCTCGACCGGTAGcggcgatgatggtggtgttcCGCAACGGAAACTAACTCTCGAAGGATCCAGCTTTCTCGTGGGTGATACGGACAGCAACATTAGCCCGGAAACACCTTCAGCAGCGAAACCCGAAGCGCCCGTGACTGGTGACGCCGATCTCGATTCGTCCGACGATGAAGAAACGAGAAACTTTCTCGAGCGCAAGTACAACCAGTACGGACGACAGATCAACGATTTGCTGAAAACGAAGGAGGCGGAAAAAACGGACCAAGCGCTGTCGACATGGGTCGATCGGAAGCTGTGGCAAATCAATCGCAGCTCGCCACAAACACCTTCGGCAGGGACTGGTGGTGCAGCGGAGCAATCAAACACCCCCGTTACGAAGGCAACTGGACAGCTTGGCACCAGCAAGCCTACCAGCACAGCAGCACAGTCCCCTGTCAGCAATGGCAGCATCCCGACCGTGTTTCAGGCAACCGTTCACACCGATCCCATCTTCGGGCTGCGCATAGTTCATCCGCTCATATCCAGCCAAACGCTCCAGGAGCGGATGGAAGGTAAGCGGGCGGTCCCGTTCATGCGGCTGCGCAACTTTATCGAAACGGTCGATCTGCAGCAAGACTGGGCAATTGGCGGGGTGTTGATTAGCAAATCGCCCACCAAAACCACCTCCAAAGGCAAACAGTTTTCCATCTGGAAGCTGAGCGATCTGCACGGCGACATCAAGATGGTGACGCTGTTCATGTTCGGGCAGGCGTATAAGGATCTGTGGAAAACGGCTGAAGGTACGGCACTGGCCGTACTGAACCCGAACGTGCTGAACAATAACAATGAAAAAAGCATCGAGGTCACGCTGTCGATCGATCGCGCTACGAAGGTGATGGTGCTGGGACAGTCGCGCGATTTGGGCACCTGCCGGAGTCGCAAGAAGAATGGCGATCGCTGTACCTCCATCGTAAACTTGGGCAAGTGTGAGTACTGTGTGTACCATATTAAGCAGGAGTACAACAAGGCAAGCAATCGGGGCGGTCTGCTAACGTCGACCGGTGGGCGAGGGTTGAACGAGCTGCGGAACAAGGTGCTCGGCAAGAACGAGGTGTTTTACGCCGGGCAAAGCTTTAGCGCGGTAAAAGCGGTCAAACATCCGAAGCAGATCGAGAAGGATCGTAACCGCATGATGACGCTGTCCGATTACTTCCGCTCGCCGTTTGAGGGTACAGGTGGGGGAAGTGGTACATCCGGGGCAGcctccccatcatcatcatcgtcctcgtTGCCGTCTTATCGCGCCGCTGCGCTCGTCGCAGCCAAACCTCCCAAATCGTCTGCCTCTCGGGTGGAGTTGAACGTTGAGCAGCGGAAGAAAGATTTCCAACGGCTGCAAAGTCTGGGCGTATCGACCGAATCGCTTCAAGCACTGAAGTCCTCCACCCCAGCAACGACACCATCGCAACCGACAACCGTCTCCCAAAGCGGAGGAACGCCATCCTCCAACCCGTTGGCAACTCGAAAGTTCAGCCTCGAAACGGTACCGAAACTGAGCCGCGATTCGTTCGACATCGATTTCACCGCCAAGAAGGTGTCGCTCAAGCAAGCGCTCCAATCGCGGGCCCGTGCGGCGGCCATCATCAAGCAAAAGCCGCTCGAAAAGGCGAACCCGAACTTTATCAAGTACCGCGGGACGGAACAGGGCAAGAAGCGGGTGCTGGAGGAGCTGTCGAAGTCGAATGTGGCCACACCGGACGGGGAGGAAAATGCGGCCAAGCGCCCGAAGCTGCAGCCCTCCGAGGAGGACGAAAAGGAGCGGGCGCGGAAGGAGCACATGGCACGGATCATCGCGGCGTCCTCTTCCCACCAGGATCTGGTGGTGGCGAGGGAAAACGAACACCAGGAGGAGTACTTCAAGTCGCTCGAGCGCAAGGAAGCGATGGAGGAGAAAATGCTCAACACGTTCAAGATGGCGTGCAAGGCGGTCAGCTGTGTGCAGTGCAAGTACATTGCGTTTTCGGCCGCCGACCGGTGCAAGACGGAGGGCCACCAGCTGCGGGTGCACGATGCGGAGAAGCGTTTCTTCCGCTGTGCCGATTGTGGCAATCGGACGGTCAGCTTGTTCCGGATACCGAAGGTAAGTTGCAAGGCTTGCCAAAGCTCGCGCTGGGAACGGTGCGCCATGATGCGGGAGAAGCGTGGCATACAGGTAGGGGATGTGCTGTCGATCCGCGGCGACGAGGAGAAGTATTTGGGCAGTTTGGCGGGGGCTAGTGCCAGTTTGAATCTGCTCGTGCCGGAGGAGAGCTGA